In Triticum aestivum cultivar Chinese Spring chromosome 5B, IWGSC CS RefSeq v2.1, whole genome shotgun sequence, the following proteins share a genomic window:
- the LOC123115390 gene encoding glycine-rich protein 23-like, whose amino-acid sequence MARWSTVTAAMACRFLLVALLLAVAPLAPADARDVPATATATAKTTKTTATTTSAKNVGVAAAAPAGLGDQKTFLGSGLGGGYGGGVGGFAGAGGVGGLGGAVGGIGGALGGVGGGVGGIGGIGGLAGVGGVGGLGGAGGGVGGLGGAGGLGGLGGGGAGGLGGLGGGSGGLGGGSGGLGGLGGGGGGLGGLGGGGLGGGAGGLGGGIGHGGGGCIHP is encoded by the coding sequence ATGGCGAGGTGGAGCACCGTTACTGCCGCAATGGCGTGCCGTTTCTTGCTCGTCGCCCTCCTCCTCGCGGTGGCGCCGCTAGCACCGGCTGACGCGAGAGATGTGCCTGCcacggccaccgccaccgccaagaCCACAAAGACAACTGCGACGACCACGAGTGCTAAGAACGTCGGCGTGGCCGCGGCCGCACCGGCCGGCCTCGGCGACCAGAAAACCTTCCTGGGCAGCGGCCTGGGCGGAGGGTACGGCGGTGGAGTCGGGGGCTTCGCTGGCGCCGGTGGGGTGGGAGGCCTGGGCGGAGCGGTGGGTGGCATCGGCGGCGCCCTCGGAGGCGTCGGGGGCGGCGTGGGAGGGATCGGGGGCATTGGTGGCCTCGCTGGCGTGGGAGGCGTCGGTgggctcggcggagccggcggtggcgttggcggacTTGGCGGCGCGGGCGGGCTCGGTGGCCTCggcggtggtggtgcaggtggcctCGGCGGtctgggcggcggctccggtggacTTGGCGGTGGCTCGGGCGGACTTGGTGGCctcggcggtggaggaggtggtctTGGTGGCCTCGGCGGTGGAGGGCTCGGAGGTGGCGCCGGTGGACTCGGCGGTGGCATCGGACACGGCGGCGGTGGCTGCATCCACCCGTGA